The sequence GGGCGCCTTCAATTTTTATAAAGGGCAGGCCAAAGAAAATAATCAGGTAGACGTAACTGAAATATTTTCTAAGGTCATAAAGTCGGCCCTTTGGTTTGGTCGGATAAATCCATTTTCGTTTTCCCTGCTCGTCGATGGTAGCAATGGAATCGCGGAAACTATCTTGTATGTTATCGGTTTGGGACATTAGTTTTTAAGTTCAGAGGCAATTGTTTTTGTACTATCGGCCATTACAGATGAAGAATCAGACGGCATACTTTTTTCTATATAGAGTTCGCCTTGTTTGTCTTTTGGTTTAGCAGGATTCGTTCCTTTAAGCGTTCTGATATAGCTTGTTAACTGAGCAATTTGTATGGGTGAGAAATCTTCTTTCCACGATTTCATCCCTTTGTCGGGCCAGCCATATTTGATGGTTTTAAAAATATCTTTTAAGCTGCCACCGTGAATCCAGTACTCATCGGTTAAATTGGGGCCTACTGTGCCTTCGCCTAACTTTCCATGACATGCCGAGCAGGTTGAGATGAAAATATCTTTCCCGGCGGTTAAATCAGAAAGATCGGTTAGTGTTTTCACAGTACTTTCATCCACATTATTGGCAGAGTTTTTCATGTACTCCGCAATTTCAGCCTCTGCTTTTTTAATACTGTTTTTATATTCATCAGCTTGAAGCGGTGAGGTTTTTATGACGTGAAAATTGATAAGGTAAATTACTGCAATCAGTATGGTGAGATAAAAACCGTATTTCCACCAGGGTGGTAAATTATTGTCGAGCTCTTTAATACCATCGTAATCGTGATCGAGCATGATGCTTTGTTCTTCTTCAATATCAACGGTATCATTAATTTTGTCGAGCAAGGTTTTAGTTTTTGGTTTTGCTTCTGCGGCATTAACAAGCTTAGGTTTTTTAGCGCCGAGTATGCTTCTAAAAGTGTTAAACATAACAGCCAGTACAACCAGTTCAAGTGCTATCACAATTACCATAGTGTAAAAGGTAAACTGGTCTAGTCCTCCAATGCGATCGTCGATCACCTGCGCCGCTTTACTCTGCGAAAACGCAGCAAAATTCAGAGACAAAAAGAAGAACAGCCATCCCATTATTTTTAGACTGCCATTGTTTTTTTGTTCTTTATCCCTTTTAATTTTTTCCAGGAACATGTCTGAACCAATAATGTTCTTTAAGGCACTGCTTAAAGCCATTACCATTATGGCCAGTATAATGATCACCACCAAAAGGGTATTAAACAAAGCGTTGGAAAAATAGGTCGTCGTATTTTGAACTTCCTGTTCTTGTGCCAGTGACACTATTGGAAGTAAACAAATCCCCATTAAAAAATAGTTTTTTTTCATACTGTTTAAGCTAGTTGTTTTCATAATCAGAATCTGTTGTTTTTGTATCTAGTGGAATTGCGGCCACAACATCGAAATAGGTTTTCCCGGTTCTAATAACATAAATGGTGACTGCCAAAAAAAACAGGAAGAATATAAGGAATGATGCCAGCGGATAAAACCCAATGCCCGTGATGCTTTCTAAATAATTTATGAATTTCATAATGCGTTTTTTTAAAGATTAAATATGAAGAGCTAAAGTGCTAAACCCTGATCCACTTGTAAATGCGAATACCCGAATACAGAACAAACACGATTAATAGTGAAAAGGTAAGCAGGACGGAAAATTCAATTCCGGTAGAATCTTGTATGAAGTTTATAATTTTCATTATTTCAACTGTTATTAGTTAGACAATTTTGAAATTTCTTCTTTCGGTGCGGCTTTAATATCTCTGCCTAATTTTTGCAGATAAGCAATCAGGGCCACAATTTCCTTGTCTGGCAAAGTTTGAATACCATCTTTTTTTAGATTGGCTGCAATTTCTTCGGCCTGTTTTTTCATATCAGCAGGAGCTTGTTTTTCGTAACCCTTTGGATATGGCACTCCTAAACGTTGCATCGCTTTAATTTTACCAACGGTGCTTTCTACATCTATTTTATCATCTAATAGCCA is a genomic window of Sphingobacteriaceae bacterium containing:
- a CDS encoding cytochrome C oxidase subunit III codes for the protein MKTTSLNSMKKNYFLMGICLLPIVSLAQEQEVQNTTTYFSNALFNTLLVVIIILAIMVMALSSALKNIIGSDMFLEKIKRDKEQKNNGSLKIMGWLFFFLSLNFAAFSQSKAAQVIDDRIGGLDQFTFYTMVIVIALELVVLAVMFNTFRSILGAKKPKLVNAAEAKPKTKTLLDKINDTVDIEEEQSIMLDHDYDGIKELDNNLPPWWKYGFYLTILIAVIYLINFHVIKTSPLQADEYKNSIKKAEAEIAEYMKNSANNVDESTVKTLTDLSDLTAGKDIFISTCSACHGKLGEGTVGPNLTDEYWIHGGSLKDIFKTIKYGWPDKGMKSWKEDFSPIQIAQLTSYIRTLKGTNPAKPKDKQGELYIEKSMPSDSSSVMADSTKTIASELKN
- a CDS encoding CcoQ/FixQ family Cbb3-type cytochrome c oxidase assembly chaperone; amino-acid sequence: MKFINYLESITGIGFYPLASFLIFFLFFLAVTIYVIRTGKTYFDVVAAIPLDTKTTDSDYENN